One genomic window of Phycisphaerales bacterium includes the following:
- a CDS encoding DPP IV N-terminal domain-containing protein translates to MMNSSMNSTVLAAALIAVAGLATACTTSSGTGVASGPVIRTSEQQVGAQTTPTSTYRTPVASNNYDRNRSPSTSSPIDPYSIGLTADSSQGFQRTGVAPQSGERLSLSPKTPAQFQPTDAVHGFYGEVFTDNAGLVPLDPDRIGGNNLSQVSFSVEGADFDPDVSPDGRYITFASTQHSLTSDIFIKPVDSRVITRLTKSEGNDVMPKFSPDGQRVAFSSNRSGNWDLFVMPTTGGKAVQITTESSHELHPTWSPDGKYLAFSRLGEVSGKWEIWVTEVGNPGVSKFLTYGLFPQWSPVTGNSATGNGERILFQQSKQRGDRAFTVWSLDFNGMTASNLTQVASSPYAACINPAWSRDGKWISFATVPNPTQWAKMDETRPTSAQLWMVANDGTSLVELTDDNAVNLMPAWGPANEIFYISDRGGVDNIWSMSANNAILAATGIDPDINNPSGQGPSYTGVPDGGN, encoded by the coding sequence ATGATGAACAGCAGCATGAACTCGACCGTCCTGGCCGCCGCACTGATCGCGGTTGCCGGCCTTGCCACCGCGTGCACGACCAGCTCGGGCACGGGCGTGGCGAGCGGTCCCGTGATCCGTACGAGCGAGCAGCAGGTCGGCGCACAGACGACGCCCACCAGCACGTATCGCACGCCGGTTGCCAGCAACAACTACGACCGCAACCGGTCGCCCTCGACCAGCTCGCCGATCGATCCGTACTCCATCGGCCTGACCGCCGATAGCTCGCAGGGCTTCCAGCGCACCGGCGTGGCCCCGCAGTCGGGCGAGCGCCTGAGCCTGAGCCCCAAGACCCCCGCGCAGTTCCAGCCCACCGACGCGGTGCATGGCTTCTACGGCGAGGTCTTCACCGACAACGCCGGCCTCGTGCCGCTCGACCCCGACCGAATCGGCGGCAACAACCTCTCGCAGGTGAGCTTCAGCGTCGAGGGCGCCGACTTCGACCCCGACGTGTCGCCCGACGGCCGCTACATCACCTTCGCCAGCACGCAGCACAGCCTGACCAGCGACATCTTCATCAAGCCGGTCGACAGCCGCGTCATCACGCGCCTGACCAAGAGCGAGGGCAACGACGTGATGCCCAAGTTCAGCCCCGACGGCCAGCGCGTCGCGTTCTCGAGCAACCGCTCGGGCAACTGGGACCTGTTCGTCATGCCCACCACCGGCGGCAAGGCCGTGCAGATCACCACCGAGAGCAGCCACGAGCTGCACCCGACCTGGTCGCCCGACGGCAAGTACCTTGCCTTCAGCCGCCTGGGCGAGGTCAGCGGCAAGTGGGAGATCTGGGTGACCGAAGTGGGCAACCCGGGCGTCAGCAAGTTCCTGACCTACGGCCTGTTCCCGCAGTGGTCGCCCGTCACGGGCAACAGCGCCACCGGCAATGGCGAGCGCATCCTGTTCCAGCAGAGCAAGCAGCGCGGCGACCGCGCCTTCACCGTCTGGAGCCTGGACTTCAACGGCATGACCGCCAGCAACCTGACCCAGGTCGCCTCGAGCCCCTACGCCGCGTGCATCAACCCGGCTTGGAGCCGCGACGGCAAGTGGATCAGCTTCGCGACCGTTCCCAACCCCACCCAGTGGGCCAAGATGGACGAGACCCGTCCGACCTCGGCCCAGCTCTGGATGGTCGCCAACGACGGCACCTCGCTGGTCGAGTTGACCGACGACAACGCCGTCAACCTGATGCCCGCCTGGGGCCCGGCCAACGAGATCTTCTACATCTCCGACCGCGGCGGCGTGGACAACATCTGGTCGATGAGCGCCAACAACGCCATCCTGGCGGCCACCGGCATCGATCCGGACATCAACAACCCCTCCGGCCAGGGCCCGTCGTACACCGGCGTCCCGGACGGCGGCAACTAA
- the xerC gene encoding tyrosine recombinase XerC, protein MTALPLTEAFSTYLTDERQFSPYTARCYGADLKQFIEFLVEHLKRDIDTPAEQAAYDQRLAGQKGPGPTLTDAICEADSELIRKFLEHLDAHHYSAATLARKIATLRSFFKWAVRGKVASSNPMVQIRTPRQTKRLPKAITIEQVEQLLSAPDEKDVLGTRDRAILQTLYSTGLRVSELVGLTFADVDFEQRVLRVKGKGNKERLVPLGERAMETMGRYVERLRTDPRFGGVLKGEADKTPLFINKHGKRLSSRSVRRKLDKYLSMVGLDSSISPHTLRHTFATHLLDNGADLRAVQALLGHQSLSTTQVYTHLSGQRLRESYDKAHPRAEAS, encoded by the coding sequence ATGACGGCATTGCCGCTCACCGAAGCCTTTAGCACCTACCTGACCGATGAGCGTCAGTTCAGCCCGTACACCGCCCGGTGCTATGGCGCAGACCTGAAGCAGTTCATCGAGTTCCTGGTCGAGCACCTCAAGCGCGACATCGACACGCCGGCCGAGCAGGCCGCGTACGACCAGCGCCTGGCGGGCCAGAAGGGCCCCGGCCCGACGCTGACCGACGCCATCTGCGAGGCCGACAGCGAGCTCATCCGCAAGTTCCTCGAGCACCTGGACGCCCACCACTACTCGGCCGCCACGCTGGCGCGCAAGATCGCCACGCTTCGGTCGTTCTTCAAGTGGGCCGTGCGAGGCAAGGTCGCCAGCAGCAACCCGATGGTCCAGATCCGCACGCCGCGGCAGACCAAGCGGTTGCCCAAGGCCATCACGATCGAGCAGGTCGAGCAGCTCCTCAGCGCCCCCGACGAGAAGGACGTGCTGGGCACGCGCGACCGCGCCATCCTGCAGACGTTGTACTCCACCGGCCTGCGCGTGAGCGAGCTGGTGGGCCTGACCTTCGCCGACGTCGACTTCGAGCAGCGCGTGCTCCGCGTCAAGGGCAAGGGCAACAAGGAACGCCTCGTGCCGCTGGGCGAGCGCGCCATGGAGACCATGGGCCGCTACGTCGAGCGCCTGCGCACTGACCCGCGCTTCGGCGGCGTGCTCAAGGGCGAGGCCGACAAGACCCCGCTGTTCATCAACAAGCACGGCAAGCGCCTGAGCAGCCGCTCGGTCCGCCGCAAGCTCGACAAGTACCTCAGCATGGTGGGGCTCGATTCCTCGATCAGCCCGCACACGCTGCGGCACACGTTCGCCACTCACTTGCTGGACAACGGGGCCGACCTTCGCGCCGTGCAGGCGCTCCTGGGCCACCAGTCGCTGAGCACCACCCAGGTGTATACGCACCTGAGCGGCCAGCGCCTCCGCGAGAGCTACGACAAGGCCCATCCGCGGGCCGAGGCGAGCTGA
- the glsA gene encoding glutaminase A, which produces MSDAQKITNALSELHARYAGLDEGELADYIPELANVDPSLFSISVATTDGNVCAVGDCDTNFTIQSASKPFTYGHALGLHGRSMVLSRVGVEPTGDAFNSIIKLDAANRPHNPCVNSGAIAVTSLLREMDATASVKQLLDSFNRFAGRKLSVDLPVFTSERTHGNRNRAIAYLMLHFGMIEGDVDAILDLYFQQCAIQVTCKDLAVMAGTLANGGVNPITGERALDAAYVRDVLTVMQTCGMYDYSGQWAYTVGLPAKSGISGAICAVVPGRLGLACYSPRVDHHGHSVRGLRVFEDLSHEFGLHLFEVDRRGRDGINALFDRRAPEAQPATHALQESPTAYTPDRGRAPELTE; this is translated from the coding sequence ATGTCCGACGCGCAGAAGATCACCAACGCCCTGAGCGAGTTGCACGCGCGGTACGCCGGCCTCGACGAGGGCGAGCTTGCCGACTACATCCCTGAGCTTGCCAACGTCGATCCCTCGCTCTTTTCGATCTCGGTCGCAACCACCGACGGCAACGTGTGCGCCGTCGGTGATTGCGACACGAACTTCACCATCCAGTCCGCGTCCAAGCCGTTCACGTACGGCCATGCCCTGGGCCTGCACGGCCGGAGCATGGTGCTCAGCCGCGTGGGCGTCGAGCCCACGGGCGACGCGTTCAACTCGATCATCAAGCTCGACGCGGCCAATCGCCCGCACAATCCCTGCGTCAACAGCGGCGCCATCGCCGTCACCAGCCTGCTCCGCGAGATGGACGCGACGGCCAGCGTCAAGCAGCTCCTCGATAGCTTCAACCGATTCGCGGGCCGCAAGCTCAGCGTCGACCTGCCCGTCTTCACGAGCGAGCGGACGCATGGCAACCGCAACCGCGCCATCGCCTACCTCATGCTGCACTTCGGCATGATCGAGGGCGACGTCGACGCCATCCTCGACCTCTACTTCCAGCAGTGCGCCATCCAGGTCACCTGCAAGGACCTGGCCGTCATGGCCGGCACGCTGGCCAACGGCGGCGTCAACCCCATCACGGGCGAGCGGGCGTTGGACGCCGCGTACGTGCGCGACGTGCTGACCGTCATGCAGACCTGCGGCATGTACGACTATTCGGGCCAGTGGGCCTACACGGTCGGTCTGCCGGCCAAGAGCGGCATCTCGGGCGCGATCTGCGCCGTCGTGCCGGGGCGGCTGGGCCTGGCCTGCTACTCGCCCAGGGTCGACCACCACGGCCACAGCGTGCGCGGTTTGCGCGTGTTCGAGGACCTCTCCCACGAGTTCGGCTTGCACCTGTTCGAGGTCGATCGTCGCGGTCGTGATGGCATCAATGCGTTGTTTGATCGCCGCGCGCCCGAAGCGCAGCCCGCAACGCACGCGCTCCAAGAGAGCCCAACGGCATACACGCCCGATCGCGGGCGTGCGCCAGAACTCACCGAGTAG
- a CDS encoding FtsX-like permease family protein: MKLRQLPFEYAYRNLGRSRVRMLASVVGATLVVLLVLSAAGFVRGMQLTLTQGKGLHENVIIMSTGSEEALERSQIDASTTGQAIASIPGLVERGGVVYASPEINIALPVNADASDTTPRQAVIRGVRPVAFLVHSEVEIVEGRQPRAGQDEIIVGSLAATRLGLPDERLAVGSTLRFDNRDWAIVGRFRAPNTVMDAEIWMPIIDLQIATKREATISAVVVSLDTARFSDVDIFAKSRLDLEITAMREADYYASIAAFYRPIRIMVIVTASLIALGGLLGGLNTMYASFAARVREIGTLQSLGYTRAAIVTSLSEESLFAAAIGTIIGAILGLLLLDGLAVKFSMGAFALTLDAPVMLAGIAGGVLVGLVGAVPPAIRCLRLPIPQALKMH; this comes from the coding sequence ATGAAGCTCCGACAGCTCCCCTTCGAATACGCCTACCGCAACCTCGGCCGCAGCCGGGTGCGCATGCTCGCCAGCGTCGTCGGCGCCACGCTGGTGGTGCTGCTCGTGCTGTCGGCCGCCGGCTTCGTGCGCGGCATGCAGCTCACGCTCACCCAGGGCAAGGGCCTGCACGAGAACGTCATCATCATGAGCACCGGCAGCGAGGAGGCACTGGAGCGCAGCCAGATCGACGCCTCGACCACGGGGCAGGCCATCGCCAGCATCCCGGGGCTGGTCGAGCGCGGCGGGGTGGTCTACGCCTCGCCCGAAATCAACATCGCCCTGCCCGTGAACGCCGACGCCAGCGACACCACGCCCCGCCAGGCCGTCATCCGCGGCGTGCGGCCCGTCGCGTTCCTCGTGCACAGCGAGGTCGAGATCGTCGAGGGCCGCCAGCCCAGGGCGGGGCAGGACGAGATCATCGTCGGCTCGCTGGCCGCGACGCGGCTGGGCCTGCCCGACGAGCGACTGGCCGTCGGCAGCACGCTTCGCTTCGACAACCGCGACTGGGCCATCGTCGGCCGCTTCCGCGCGCCCAACACCGTGATGGACGCGGAGATCTGGATGCCCATCATCGACCTGCAGATCGCCACCAAGCGCGAGGCGACGATCTCGGCGGTGGTGGTCAGCCTCGATACGGCGCGGTTCTCCGACGTCGACATCTTCGCCAAGAGCCGGCTCGACCTGGAGATCACCGCCATGCGCGAGGCCGACTACTACGCGTCGATCGCCGCGTTCTACCGGCCCATCCGCATCATGGTCATCGTGACGGCGTCGCTCATCGCGCTTGGCGGCCTGCTCGGCGGATTGAACACCATGTACGCGTCGTTCGCCGCGCGCGTACGCGAGATCGGCACGCTGCAATCCCTCGGCTACACGCGCGCCGCCATCGTCACCAGCCTGAGCGAGGAGTCGCTCTTCGCCGCCGCCATCGGCACGATCATCGGGGCCATCCTGGGCCTGCTGCTGCTCGATGGGTTGGCCGTCAAGTTCTCGATGGGCGCGTTCGCGCTCACGCTCGATGCGCCCGTCATGCTGGCGGGCATCGCCGGCGGCGTGCTGGTGGGGCTCGTGGGCGCCGTTCCGCCCGCGATCCGCTGCCTGCGCCTGCCGATTCCCCAAGCCCTCAAGATGCACTGA
- a CDS encoding FtsX-like permease family protein, whose protein sequence is MKFIPYVAKQAWRHRVRSGLTLAGIAIAMFLFTAVQAMRTGVEAATTATANDTTLVVYRKDRFCPVTSQLPQDYQRRIEQVPGVVAAIPMKVVVSNCRTSLDVVTYRGVPKDDFIRERGKRFEVIDGSLEDWKKRTDAALVGETLAKRRNLRAGITFDAAGITAYVAGVIRSEDPQDHNVAYTALEFVQLAGRDQLGIVTQFNVKVEDASLLDPVAEAIDDEFRRAQDPTQTFGEKAFVARIADDIVELVGFANWLGIGALIAVLALVGNAIVLSVQSRIAEHAVLQTLGFNGRLVALLIVAEGVLISLLGGALGAAVALLVARFGSFALSVEGQSIPITASWQLLATGVAVCVTLGVLAGLVPAWQASRREIASCFRAV, encoded by the coding sequence ATGAAGTTCATCCCCTACGTCGCCAAGCAGGCCTGGCGCCACCGCGTGCGCTCGGGCCTCACGCTCGCGGGCATCGCGATCGCCATGTTCCTGTTCACCGCCGTGCAGGCGATGCGCACGGGCGTGGAGGCCGCCACCACCGCGACGGCCAACGACACCACGTTGGTGGTCTACCGCAAGGACCGCTTCTGCCCGGTGACGAGCCAATTGCCACAGGACTACCAGCGCCGCATCGAGCAGGTGCCCGGCGTGGTCGCCGCCATCCCGATGAAGGTCGTCGTGAGCAACTGTCGCACCAGCCTGGACGTCGTGACCTACCGGGGCGTGCCCAAGGACGACTTCATCCGCGAGCGCGGCAAGCGCTTCGAGGTGATCGATGGAAGCCTGGAGGACTGGAAGAAGCGGACCGACGCCGCCCTGGTTGGCGAGACGCTGGCAAAGCGTCGCAACCTGCGGGCCGGGATCACCTTCGACGCCGCGGGCATCACCGCCTACGTCGCCGGCGTCATCCGCTCGGAGGACCCCCAGGACCACAACGTCGCCTACACCGCGCTTGAGTTCGTGCAGCTCGCCGGGCGAGACCAGCTCGGCATCGTCACGCAATTCAACGTGAAGGTCGAGGACGCGAGCCTGCTCGATCCGGTGGCCGAGGCCATCGACGACGAGTTCCGCCGGGCCCAGGACCCCACGCAGACGTTCGGCGAGAAGGCCTTCGTCGCGCGCATCGCCGACGACATCGTCGAGCTGGTGGGCTTTGCGAACTGGCTCGGTATTGGCGCTCTTATCGCCGTGCTCGCGCTGGTGGGCAACGCCATCGTGCTGAGCGTGCAGAGCCGCATCGCCGAGCATGCGGTGCTGCAGACGCTGGGCTTCAACGGCCGGCTGGTAGCGCTGCTCATCGTGGCCGAGGGCGTGCTGATCTCGCTGCTGGGCGGCGCTCTGGGTGCGGCGGTCGCGCTGCTCGTCGCGCGCTTCGGCAGCTTTGCGCTGTCGGTCGAGGGGCAGTCGATCCCCATCACCGCGAGCTGGCAATTGCTCGCGACCGGCGTTGCCGTGTGCGTCACGCTGGGCGTCCTCGCGGGACTCGTGCCGGCGTGGCAGGCGTCACGCCGCGAGATCGCCTCGTGCTTCCGGGCCGTGTGA
- a CDS encoding ABC transporter ATP-binding protein, which produces MTLIKCEQLTREFKKGDEIIRPLDTLDLDVPAGEFVALMGPSGSGKTTLLNLIAGIDKPTRGKLIIDGVNIADLSRNKLAAWRSDNVGYVFQLYNLVPVLTAFENVELPLLLHKLSRAERRDRVRRALEDVGIADRSDHFPRQLSGGQEQRVAIARAIVTNPTILVADEPTGDLDKPSARAIMELLSRLNQEQGKTIVMVTHDPGTTEYATRTLHLDKGKLAHDQANHDACAEVMA; this is translated from the coding sequence ATGACGCTGATCAAGTGCGAACAACTCACGCGCGAGTTCAAGAAGGGCGACGAGATCATCCGCCCGCTGGATACGCTCGACCTCGACGTGCCGGCCGGCGAGTTCGTCGCGCTCATGGGCCCCAGCGGCAGCGGCAAGACCACGCTGCTCAACCTCATCGCGGGCATCGACAAGCCCACGCGCGGCAAGCTCATCATCGATGGCGTCAACATCGCCGACCTCAGCCGCAACAAGCTGGCCGCCTGGCGCAGCGACAACGTGGGCTACGTCTTCCAGCTGTACAACCTCGTGCCCGTGCTGACGGCCTTCGAGAACGTCGAGCTGCCGCTGCTGCTGCACAAGCTGTCGCGGGCCGAGCGGCGCGATCGCGTCCGCCGTGCGCTCGAAGACGTTGGCATCGCCGATCGCAGCGACCACTTCCCCCGGCAGCTCTCGGGCGGCCAAGAGCAGCGCGTCGCCATCGCCCGCGCGATCGTGACCAATCCGACGATCCTCGTGGCCGACGAGCCCACGGGCGACCTCGACAAGCCCTCGGCCAGGGCCATCATGGAACTGCTCAGCCGCCTGAACCAGGAGCAGGGCAAGACCATCGTGATGGTGACCCACGACCCCGGCACGACCGAGTATGCCACGCGCACGCTGCACCTGGACAAGGGCAAGCTGGCCCACGACCAGGCCAACCACGACGCATGCGCGGAGGTGATGGCGTGA
- a CDS encoding efflux RND transporter periplasmic adaptor subunit, whose protein sequence is MSSKSLFGRIPPSTAVAAGVAFVLAGIVFWTAGDSFTPATPVRVAPVVFEASATEPQPEQGERQPAGQAIQAPGWLEAAPYFTAATALTDGVIAEMLVLEGQTVEQGQPLARLVPDDARIALAAAGADLASAQAEHEVARANLRAAETDWANPVDRERAVAATNAQLAETRAQLAQLPSLIEAERAMLEQIQAELERASRAERGGAANELEVIVLTQRVAGQDATLEATRRRQAILEAQRDRLQAEVTAAERNAELRIMETQNLDLARANALRAEAAVQMAQARLEEAQLRVDRLTITAPITGAVQRRLKVPGDKIMLGMDDPHSAHVVHLYDPEQLQVRVDVPLADARHMFVGQRCEVNVEVLPDQTFEGVVDRVTYEADLQKNTLQAKVRVIDPSPLLRPEMLTRVKFLPRGGGQEDAPELGDASMLVPSDAIDDGHVWVVRNRRGDTGKAFAQGVEVLEDLGEYARVRGALRSGDLLALDTTNLDDGARVRIAPQSKDGTP, encoded by the coding sequence ATGAGTTCCAAGTCCCTCTTTGGGCGCATCCCGCCCTCGACGGCCGTCGCCGCGGGCGTCGCCTTCGTGCTCGCAGGCATCGTCTTCTGGACGGCCGGCGACAGCTTCACGCCCGCCACGCCGGTGCGCGTCGCGCCCGTCGTGTTCGAGGCGTCGGCGACCGAGCCCCAGCCCGAGCAAGGCGAGCGACAGCCGGCCGGCCAGGCCATCCAGGCGCCCGGCTGGCTCGAGGCGGCGCCGTACTTCACCGCCGCGACCGCGTTAACCGACGGCGTTATCGCCGAGATGCTCGTCCTGGAAGGCCAGACCGTCGAGCAAGGCCAGCCGCTGGCCCGCCTCGTGCCCGACGATGCCCGCATCGCGCTGGCTGCGGCGGGGGCCGACCTGGCGAGTGCGCAGGCCGAGCACGAGGTGGCCCGGGCCAACCTCCGCGCCGCCGAGACCGACTGGGCCAACCCGGTCGATCGCGAGCGGGCCGTTGCGGCGACCAACGCGCAGCTCGCCGAGACGCGGGCCCAGCTCGCGCAGCTCCCGTCGCTCATCGAGGCCGAGCGGGCGATGCTCGAGCAGATCCAGGCCGAGCTCGAGCGTGCCAGCCGGGCCGAGCGCGGCGGGGCGGCCAACGAGCTGGAGGTCATCGTGCTGACCCAGCGCGTGGCGGGGCAGGACGCCACGCTCGAGGCGACCCGCCGGCGGCAAGCGATCCTGGAAGCCCAGCGAGATCGCCTGCAGGCCGAGGTGACCGCCGCCGAGCGAAACGCCGAACTGCGCATCATGGAGACGCAGAACCTCGACCTCGCGCGTGCGAACGCCCTTCGAGCCGAGGCCGCCGTTCAGATGGCGCAGGCCCGGCTCGAAGAGGCGCAGCTCCGCGTCGATCGGCTGACCATCACCGCGCCCATCACCGGGGCCGTCCAGCGCCGCCTGAAGGTCCCCGGCGACAAGATCATGCTGGGCATGGACGATCCGCACTCGGCCCACGTCGTGCACCTGTACGACCCGGAGCAGCTGCAGGTGCGTGTCGACGTGCCACTGGCCGACGCCCGGCACATGTTCGTAGGCCAGCGCTGCGAAGTGAACGTCGAGGTGCTGCCCGACCAGACCTTCGAGGGCGTAGTCGACCGCGTCACGTACGAGGCCGACCTGCAGAAGAACACGCTGCAGGCCAAGGTGCGCGTGATCGATCCTTCGCCGTTGCTCCGCCCCGAGATGCTGACGCGCGTGAAGTTCCTGCCCCGCGGCGGAGGCCAGGAGGACGCGCCCGAGCTTGGCGACGCTTCCATGCTCGTGCCGAGCGACGCCATCGACGATGGCCATGTCTGGGTCGTGCGCAACCGCCGCGGCGACACGGGCAAGGCCTTCGCCCAGGGCGTCGAGGTGCTCGAAGACCTGGGCGAGTATGCCCGCGTCCGCGGCGCCCTGCGATCGGGCGACTTGCTGGCCCTGGACACCACCAACCTCGACGACGGCGCCCGCGTGCGCATCGCTCCACAAAGCAAGGACGGCACGCCATGA